Proteins from one Streptomyces genisteinicus genomic window:
- a CDS encoding DUF3105 domain-containing protein translates to MASRNTTNERRARVEQMRKAEQARERRNRVITISVSAVVVAALVGFGAFVLNKKSDEQDKEAAAAKAPVTGEQTWDAKKLGRNHVDTAVTYEMKPPVGGDHNQVWMNCDGDVYTEAIPDVNAVHSLEHGAVWVTYTDKAAEADVKKLGEKVKETPFTLMSPYKDQKGAIMLSAWGKQVTVDSADDPRVNQFFTKYVQGPQTPEPGAACTGGLSGK, encoded by the coding sequence ATGGCTTCCCGCAACACGACCAACGAGCGCCGGGCCCGCGTAGAGCAGATGCGCAAGGCCGAGCAGGCCCGTGAGCGCCGCAACCGCGTCATCACCATCAGTGTCAGCGCCGTCGTCGTCGCCGCCCTCGTCGGCTTCGGCGCGTTCGTCCTGAACAAGAAGTCGGACGAGCAGGACAAGGAGGCGGCCGCGGCGAAGGCGCCCGTCACGGGCGAGCAGACCTGGGACGCGAAGAAGCTGGGCCGCAACCACGTGGACACCGCGGTGACCTACGAGATGAAGCCCCCGGTCGGCGGCGACCACAACCAGGTGTGGATGAACTGCGACGGCGACGTCTACACCGAGGCGATACCGGACGTGAACGCGGTCCACTCCCTGGAGCACGGCGCGGTCTGGGTGACCTACACCGACAAGGCCGCCGAGGCCGACGTCAAGAAGCTCGGGGAGAAGGTCAAGGAGACCCCGTTCACCCTGATGAGCCCCTACAAGGACCAGAAGGGCGCGATCATGCTCAGCGCCTGGGGCAAGCAGGTCACGGTCGACTCCGCCGACGACCCGCGGGTGAACCAGTTCTTCACCAAGTACGTGCAGGGCCCGCAGACGCCGGAGCCCGGCGCCGCCTGCACCGGCGGGCTGAGCGGCAAGTGA
- a CDS encoding DUF305 domain-containing protein: MTRTHWAAITAVVLALLFAGAATVASAGGSPPAADTPSAASADAGFARDMSVHHQQAVEMSFLVRDGTDDEEVRRLAYDIANTQANQRGMMLGWLDLWGLPKVEAGTEPMTWMHGDGDTSGHAGHGSAHDAGDAGDAPLMPGMATKAEMAKLAGLSGEEAEIYYLQLMITHHNGGVAMAEGCVRLCEVGTERSLAQGMVDAQRSEVELMVGLLKKRGAQPRI; this comes from the coding sequence ATGACCCGCACCCACTGGGCGGCGATCACCGCCGTCGTGCTCGCGCTGCTGTTCGCGGGGGCCGCCACCGTGGCCTCGGCGGGCGGGAGCCCGCCGGCCGCGGACACCCCGTCCGCCGCCTCGGCGGACGCGGGCTTCGCCCGGGACATGTCGGTCCACCACCAGCAGGCCGTCGAGATGTCGTTCCTCGTCCGCGACGGGACCGACGACGAGGAGGTCCGCAGGCTGGCCTACGACATCGCCAACACCCAGGCGAACCAGCGCGGCATGATGCTGGGCTGGCTCGACCTGTGGGGCCTGCCGAAGGTCGAGGCCGGCACCGAGCCGATGACCTGGATGCACGGGGACGGCGACACGTCCGGTCACGCCGGCCACGGGTCCGCACACGACGCCGGTGACGCCGGCGACGCCCCGCTGATGCCGGGGATGGCGACCAAGGCCGAGATGGCGAAGCTCGCGGGGCTGAGCGGCGAGGAGGCCGAGATCTACTACCTCCAGCTGATGATCACCCACCACAACGGCGGCGTGGCGATGGCCGAGGGCTGTGTGCGGCTCTGCGAGGTCGGCACGGAGCGCTCGCTCGCCCAGGGCATGGTGGACGCCCAGCGCTCGGAGGTCGAGCTGATGGTCGGCCTGCTGAAGAAGCGCGGCGCCCAGCCGAGGATCTGA
- a CDS encoding CBS domain-containing protein, which produces MTTAKDIMHPGAQWIPAHETLDRAAQLMRELNVGALPIADADERLCGILTDRDIVVGCVAMGHDPSQVTAGEMAQGTPRWIDAGADVGDVLREMQGHQIRRLPVIEDKRLVGMISEADLAQHLSEPQIAEWAERVYAASGPR; this is translated from the coding sequence ATGACGACGGCCAAGGACATCATGCACCCGGGGGCCCAGTGGATCCCCGCCCACGAGACCCTCGACCGGGCCGCGCAGCTGATGCGCGAGCTGAACGTCGGCGCCCTGCCGATCGCCGACGCCGACGAGCGCCTGTGCGGCATCCTCACCGACCGCGACATCGTCGTCGGCTGCGTGGCCATGGGGCACGACCCGTCGCAGGTGACCGCGGGCGAGATGGCGCAGGGCACCCCGCGCTGGATCGACGCCGGGGCGGACGTCGGCGACGTGCTGCGCGAGATGCAGGGCCACCAGATCCGCAGACTGCCGGTGATCGAGGACAAGCGCCTCGTCGGCATGATCAGCGAGGCGGACCTCGCGCAGCACCTGAGCGAGCCGCAGATCGCCGAGTGGGCGGAGCGCGTGTACGCGGCGAGCGGCCCCCGGTAG
- a CDS encoding NAD+ synthase, with translation MPQLRLALNQIDSTVGDLAGNSEAIVHWTRHSAEQGAHLVAFPEMVLTGYPVEDLALRSSFVEASRSALRALAARLADEGLGGLPVIVGYLDRSESGSVRYGQPAGSPRNAAAVLHGGEVVLTFAKHHLPNYGVFDEFRYFVPGDTLPVIRVHGVDVALAICEDLWQDGGRVPAARSAGAGLLVSINASPYEREKDDTRLELVRKRAQEAGCTTAYLAMIGGQDELVFDGDSIVVGSDGEVVARAPQFAEGSVVLDLELPAAAAEPVTGVVDDGLRIDRVVLSEEPLPAYEAELTGGYADRLDDDEEVYTALVVGLRAYAAKNGFRSVLVGLSGGIDSALVAAIACDALGARNVYGISMPSKYSSDHSKGDAAELARRTGLNFRTVPIEPMFDAYMGSLGLTGLAEENLQSRLRGTMLMAVSNQEGHIVLAPGNKSELAVGYSTLYGDSVGAYGPIKDVYKTTVFRLAKWRNRAAGERGQTPPIPEASISKPPSAELRPGQVDTDSLPDYDVLDRILELYVDRDQGKDAIVAAGFDEELVAKTLRMVDTAEYKRRQYPPGTKISAKGFGKDRRLPITNRWRETTG, from the coding sequence GTGCCTCAACTACGTCTCGCCCTGAATCAGATCGACTCGACCGTCGGCGACCTCGCCGGCAACTCCGAGGCGATCGTGCACTGGACCCGGCACTCCGCCGAACAGGGAGCGCACCTGGTCGCGTTCCCCGAGATGGTGCTGACCGGCTACCCCGTCGAGGACCTGGCCCTGCGGTCGTCCTTCGTCGAGGCCTCCCGTTCCGCGCTGCGCGCGCTGGCCGCGCGTCTCGCGGACGAGGGCCTGGGCGGGCTGCCGGTGATCGTCGGCTACCTGGACCGTTCGGAGAGCGGAAGCGTCCGCTACGGCCAGCCCGCCGGCTCGCCCCGCAACGCCGCGGCCGTGCTGCACGGCGGTGAGGTGGTGCTCACCTTCGCCAAGCACCACCTGCCGAACTACGGCGTGTTCGACGAGTTCCGCTACTTCGTCCCCGGCGACACCCTCCCGGTGATCCGCGTCCACGGCGTGGACGTGGCGCTCGCGATCTGCGAGGACCTGTGGCAGGACGGCGGACGCGTCCCGGCGGCCCGCAGCGCCGGGGCCGGGCTGCTGGTGTCGATCAACGCCTCCCCGTACGAGCGGGAGAAGGACGACACCCGCCTGGAGCTGGTGCGCAAGCGGGCGCAGGAGGCCGGCTGCACGACGGCCTACCTGGCGATGATCGGCGGCCAGGACGAGCTCGTCTTCGACGGCGACTCGATCGTGGTGGGCTCCGACGGCGAGGTCGTCGCGCGTGCCCCGCAGTTCGCCGAGGGCAGTGTGGTGCTCGACCTGGAGCTCCCCGCCGCCGCGGCCGAGCCGGTCACCGGCGTGGTGGACGACGGGCTGCGCATCGACCGCGTGGTGCTCTCCGAGGAGCCGCTGCCGGCGTACGAGGCGGAGCTGACGGGCGGCTACGCCGACCGGCTCGACGACGACGAGGAGGTGTACACGGCGCTGGTGGTGGGTCTGCGGGCCTACGCTGCGAAGAACGGCTTCCGCTCGGTGCTGGTCGGTCTCTCCGGCGGCATCGACTCCGCGCTCGTCGCCGCCATCGCCTGCGACGCGCTGGGCGCGCGGAACGTGTACGGCATCTCCATGCCGTCCAAGTACAGCTCGGACCACTCCAAGGGCGACGCCGCCGAGCTGGCCCGCCGCACCGGGCTCAACTTCCGCACCGTGCCGATCGAGCCGATGTTCGACGCGTACATGGGCTCGCTGGGCCTGACCGGGCTGGCGGAGGAGAACCTCCAGTCGCGGCTGCGCGGCACGATGCTGATGGCGGTCTCCAACCAGGAGGGCCACATCGTCCTCGCGCCCGGCAACAAGTCCGAGCTGGCGGTGGGGTACTCGACCCTGTACGGCGACTCGGTCGGCGCGTACGGACCGATCAAGGACGTCTACAAGACGACCGTGTTCCGCCTCGCGAAGTGGCGGAACCGGGCCGCCGGGGAACGGGGACAGACCCCGCCGATCCCCGAGGCGTCGATCAGCAAGCCGCCCAGCGCCGAGCTGCGCCCCGGCCAGGTGGACACCGACTCGCTGCCGGACTACGACGTGCTCGACCGGATCCTGGAGCTGTACGTCGACCGGGACCAGGGCAAGGACGCCATCGTGGCGGCCGGCTTCGACGAGGAGCTGGTCGCGAAGACGCTGCGGATGGTGGACACGGCGGAGTACAAGCGGCGCCAGTACCCGCCGGGCACCAAGATCTCGGCGAAGGGGTTCGGCAAGGACCGGCGGCTGCCGATCACGAACCGCTGGCGCGAGACGACGGGCTGA
- a CDS encoding MFS transporter, whose protein sequence is MPTALLALALSAFGIGTTEFVMMGLLPEVAGDLGTSVPTAGHLVSAYALGVVVGAPLLTAFGSRVPRKRMLLLLMALFTVGNLASALAPGFGTLLAGRVLAGLPHGAFFGVGAVVAARLVAENRQARAVATMFLGLTVANIVGVPAATALGQHLGWRATFLVVTAIGLVSMAALARLIPAGEPETHRGIGREIRALGHRQVLLGLLTAVFGFAGVFAVYSYLASMTTEAMGFGESTVTLVLALFGIGMTLGALAAGPLTDRALRPTLYGSLAALALVLTAFPFAVRIPWLALVTVVVLGAVGFMTTTPLQMLVMRKAQDAPTLASASNHSAFNLANAGGAWLGGTAIAAGWGWTSPAFVGAGLTVVGLAVAAVAGLLDRGRTAKGASRLVAGSPLGAERPVSPSSRASGS, encoded by the coding sequence ATGCCCACGGCGCTCCTCGCCCTCGCACTCTCCGCCTTCGGCATCGGAACCACCGAATTCGTGATGATGGGCCTCCTCCCCGAGGTCGCCGGGGACCTGGGCACCTCCGTCCCCACCGCCGGGCACCTGGTGTCCGCCTACGCCCTCGGCGTCGTCGTCGGCGCCCCGCTGCTCACCGCCTTCGGCTCCCGTGTCCCGCGCAAGCGGATGCTGCTGCTCCTGATGGCCCTGTTCACCGTCGGCAACCTCGCCTCCGCCCTCGCGCCCGGCTTCGGCACCCTGCTCGCGGGCCGGGTCCTCGCCGGACTGCCGCACGGCGCCTTCTTCGGCGTGGGCGCCGTCGTCGCCGCCCGGCTGGTCGCCGAGAACCGGCAGGCCAGGGCCGTGGCCACGATGTTCCTCGGCCTCACCGTCGCCAACATCGTCGGCGTGCCCGCCGCCACCGCCCTCGGCCAGCACCTCGGCTGGCGCGCCACCTTCCTCGTGGTCACGGCGATCGGCCTGGTCTCGATGGCCGCCCTCGCCCGGCTGATCCCGGCCGGCGAGCCGGAGACCCACCGGGGCATCGGCCGCGAGATCCGGGCACTGGGCCACCGGCAGGTCCTGCTGGGGCTGCTCACCGCCGTCTTCGGCTTCGCCGGGGTCTTCGCCGTCTACTCGTACCTCGCCTCCATGACCACCGAGGCGATGGGCTTCGGCGAGTCCACGGTGACCCTGGTCCTCGCCCTGTTCGGCATCGGCATGACGCTGGGCGCACTCGCCGCGGGGCCGCTCACCGACCGGGCGCTGCGGCCGACCCTCTACGGCTCCCTCGCCGCGCTCGCCCTGGTGCTCACCGCGTTCCCCTTCGCCGTGCGGATCCCGTGGCTCGCGCTGGTGACCGTGGTCGTCCTCGGCGCGGTCGGCTTCATGACGACGACCCCGCTCCAGATGCTGGTCATGCGCAAGGCGCAGGACGCCCCGACCCTCGCGTCCGCCTCCAACCACTCGGCGTTCAACCTCGCCAACGCCGGCGGGGCCTGGCTCGGCGGCACGGCCATCGCGGCCGGCTGGGGCTGGACCTCGCCCGCCTTCGTCGGCGCGGGCCTCACCGTCGTGGGCCTGGCCGTCGCCGCCGTCGCCGGACTGCTCGACCGCGGCCGGACGGCGAAGGGGGCCTCCCGCCTCGTGGCGGGAAGCCCCCTGGGCGCGGAGCGGCCGGTCAGCCCGTCGTCTCGCGCCAGCGGTTCGTGA
- a CDS encoding endonuclease/exonuclease/phosphatase family protein — protein MVQAYTTETDDGVADPRPSGSRLRGLLDRWRGDRGIWRRGLLLALFAVVIALTMILHAQIPNRIGNLGSLIETFLPWIGVFVPLILVGALVRRSATALIAVLLPLVVWLNLFGGLLTGKSAATGGDLTVASHNVNAGNPDPAGTAREVAASGADVVALQELPAGQVGTYEKALAATYPHHVVEGTVGLWSRYPITGEAPVDIRLGWVRALRATVMVPGKPVEVYVAHLPSVRVKLNAGFTAGQRDASADALGEAIARSRHERIVLLGDLNGTMNDRSLNAVTSQMRSTQGAAGDGMGFSWPASFPMARIDQIMVRGVEPVSSWTLPRTDSDHLPVAARVTL, from the coding sequence ATGGTGCAGGCGTACACGACGGAGACGGACGACGGCGTGGCGGACCCGCGGCCGTCCGGCTCCCGGCTGCGGGGCCTGCTCGACCGGTGGCGCGGCGACCGGGGCATCTGGCGCCGGGGCCTGCTGCTGGCGCTGTTCGCCGTGGTGATCGCCCTCACGATGATCCTGCACGCGCAGATCCCCAACCGGATCGGCAACCTCGGCAGCCTCATCGAGACGTTCCTGCCGTGGATCGGGGTGTTCGTGCCGCTGATCCTGGTGGGGGCGCTGGTGCGCCGGTCCGCCACCGCGCTCATCGCGGTGCTGCTGCCGCTGGTCGTCTGGCTCAACCTCTTCGGCGGGCTGCTGACCGGCAAGTCCGCCGCGACCGGCGGCGACCTGACCGTCGCCTCCCACAATGTGAACGCCGGCAACCCGGACCCGGCCGGCACCGCGCGCGAGGTGGCCGCCTCGGGCGCCGACGTCGTCGCGCTCCAGGAACTGCCCGCGGGCCAGGTCGGCACCTACGAGAAGGCGCTGGCGGCGACCTACCCGCACCACGTGGTCGAGGGCACCGTCGGCCTGTGGAGCAGGTACCCGATCACCGGCGAGGCCCCGGTGGACATCCGGCTCGGCTGGGTCCGCGCGCTGCGCGCGACGGTCATGGTGCCCGGCAAGCCGGTGGAGGTGTACGTGGCGCACCTGCCGTCGGTGCGCGTCAAGCTGAACGCGGGCTTCACGGCCGGCCAGCGCGACGCGAGCGCCGACGCCCTGGGCGAGGCCATCGCACGGTCGCGGCACGAGCGGATCGTGCTCCTCGGCGACCTCAACGGCACCATGAACGACCGCTCGCTCAACGCCGTGACCTCGCAGATGCGGTCCACCCAGGGCGCGGCGGGCGACGGCATGGGCTTCAGCTGGCCGGCGTCGTTCCCGATGGCGCGGATCGACCAGATCATGGTCCGCGGTGTCGAGCCGGTCTCCTCGTGGACGCTGCCGCGCACCGACAGCGACCACCTCCCGGTGGCGGCGCGCGTCACGCTCTGA
- the panB gene encoding 3-methyl-2-oxobutanoate hydroxymethyltransferase codes for MTLQAAKNTNAAAPPADSTTSLYGAARNRRISVHDIARAKERGEKWAMLTAYDAMTASVFDEAGIPVMLVGDSAGNCHLGYETTVPVTMDEMTFLSAAVVRGTRRALIVGDLPFGSYQEGPVQALRNATRLVKEAGVGAVKLEGGERSLAQTELIVESGIPVVSHLGLTPQSVNTMGYRVQGRGDEAAHRLLRDAKAAQDAGAFAVVLELVPAEVAAEVTRSLHIPTIGIGAGPHTDAQVLVWTDMAGLTGGKVPRFSKSYANLRQSLTDAAKAFAEDVAGGAFPAEEHTFH; via the coding sequence ATGACGCTTCAGGCTGCGAAGAACACGAACGCCGCCGCGCCTCCCGCCGACAGCACCACGTCGCTGTACGGGGCCGCCCGCAACCGCCGCATCTCCGTCCACGACATCGCCCGCGCCAAGGAGCGCGGCGAGAAGTGGGCCATGCTCACCGCGTACGACGCGATGACCGCGTCCGTCTTCGACGAGGCCGGCATCCCGGTCATGCTCGTCGGCGACTCCGCGGGCAACTGCCACCTCGGCTACGAGACCACCGTCCCCGTGACGATGGACGAGATGACCTTCCTGTCCGCCGCGGTCGTACGCGGCACCCGGCGCGCCCTGATCGTCGGCGACCTGCCCTTCGGCTCGTACCAGGAGGGCCCGGTCCAGGCGCTGCGCAACGCCACCCGGCTGGTGAAGGAGGCGGGCGTCGGCGCGGTGAAGCTGGAGGGCGGCGAGCGCTCGCTCGCCCAGACCGAGCTCATCGTCGAGTCGGGCATCCCGGTCGTCTCCCACCTGGGCCTGACCCCCCAGTCGGTGAACACCATGGGCTACCGCGTCCAGGGCCGCGGCGACGAGGCGGCCCACCGGCTGCTGCGCGACGCCAAGGCCGCGCAGGACGCGGGCGCGTTCGCCGTCGTGCTGGAACTCGTGCCGGCCGAGGTCGCGGCCGAGGTCACCCGCTCCCTGCACATCCCCACCATCGGCATCGGCGCCGGCCCGCACACGGACGCCCAGGTCCTGGTGTGGACCGACATGGCGGGTCTGACGGGCGGCAAGGTGCCGCGCTTCAGCAAGAGTTACGCGAACCTGCGCCAGAGTCTCACAGACGCCGCGAAGGCGTTCGCCGAGGACGTCGCGGGCGGCGCGTTCCCCGCCGAGGAGCACACCTTCCACTGA
- a CDS encoding cupin domain-containing protein: protein MAGIVSRNFDAADETRPFEDGKGRLDLLHTDHGPVGRAVFEPGWRWSSHVKPIAGTDSCTAAHVGYLASGRMKIVMDDGESAEVGPGDFISIAPGHDAWTLGDEACVVLDWAGFGDYAKR, encoded by the coding sequence ATGGCGGGAATCGTGAGCAGGAATTTCGACGCGGCGGACGAGACCCGCCCCTTCGAGGACGGCAAGGGGAGGCTCGACCTCCTCCACACCGACCACGGCCCGGTCGGCAGGGCCGTCTTCGAACCGGGCTGGCGCTGGTCCTCCCACGTCAAGCCCATCGCGGGCACCGACAGCTGCACGGCGGCGCACGTCGGCTATCTCGCCAGCGGCCGGATGAAGATCGTCATGGACGACGGCGAGAGCGCCGAGGTGGGCCCCGGCGACTTCATCTCGATCGCCCCCGGGCACGACGCGTGGACCCTCGGCGACGAGGCGTGCGTGGTGCTCGACTGGGCCGGCTTCGGCGACTACGCCAAGCGGTAG
- a CDS encoding ATP-binding cassette domain-containing protein → MTRIDKHAVEVRGLVKTFGDTKALDGVDLDVREGTVLGVLGPNGAGKTTLVRCLSTLIVPDAGHAVVAGCDVVRQPRQLRRRIGLTGQYASVDEKLSGRENLYMIGRLLDLSRKDARVRADELLERFSLTEAAKRPAAQYSGGMRRRLDLAASMIGRPAVLYLDEPTTGLDPRTRGEVWDEVRRMVAEGATVLLTTQYMEEAEQLADELTVIDRGRVIAGGTVEELKSTVGGRTLVIRPGDPAHLPAMVRAVTEAGLDGVGGVQAVPDEGRLHVPILTDEQLTSVVALLAGRGFAIAHIATHLPSLDEVFLAVTGGRTTPAAPAAGGTIPEEVAA, encoded by the coding sequence ATGACACGCATCGACAAGCACGCCGTCGAGGTCCGGGGCCTCGTGAAGACGTTCGGCGACACGAAGGCGCTGGACGGCGTGGACCTCGACGTCCGCGAGGGCACCGTGCTCGGTGTCCTCGGGCCCAACGGCGCCGGGAAGACCACCCTCGTCCGCTGCCTCTCCACGCTGATCGTCCCCGACGCCGGGCACGCCGTCGTCGCCGGCTGCGACGTGGTGCGACAGCCCCGGCAGCTCCGCCGCCGGATCGGGCTCACCGGCCAGTACGCCTCCGTCGACGAGAAGCTCTCCGGCCGGGAGAACCTCTACATGATCGGGCGGCTGCTGGACCTGTCCCGCAAGGACGCCCGCGTCCGCGCCGACGAACTGCTGGAGCGCTTCTCGCTCACCGAGGCCGCGAAGCGCCCGGCCGCGCAGTACTCCGGTGGCATGCGGCGCCGGCTCGACCTGGCCGCCTCCATGATCGGCCGGCCCGCGGTGCTCTACCTGGACGAGCCCACCACCGGACTCGACCCGCGCACCCGGGGCGAGGTCTGGGACGAGGTGCGGCGCATGGTGGCCGAGGGCGCGACCGTGCTGCTCACCACCCAGTACATGGAGGAGGCGGAGCAGCTGGCCGACGAGCTCACCGTCATCGACCGCGGGCGGGTCATCGCCGGCGGCACCGTCGAGGAGCTGAAGTCCACCGTCGGCGGCCGGACCCTGGTGATCAGGCCCGGCGACCCGGCCCATCTGCCCGCCATGGTGCGGGCGGTGACCGAGGCCGGGCTCGACGGCGTCGGCGGCGTGCAGGCGGTGCCCGACGAGGGCCGGCTGCACGTGCCGATCCTCACCGACGAGCAGCTCACCTCGGTGGTGGCCCTGCTCGCCGGCCGCGGCTTCGCCATCGCCCACATCGCCACCCATCTGCCCAGCCTGGACGAGGTCTTCCTCGCCGTCACCGGCGGGCGCACCACGCCCGCCGCCCCCGCCGCCGGCGGCACGATCCCCGAGGAGGTCGCGGCATGA
- a CDS encoding ABC transporter permease, translated as MSAAASTVPVTAAVPASEGRIGLRANLRHIGALARRNALQIKQDPESMFDVLLMPIVFTLLFVYVFGGAISGKGNQDAYVGYLVPGLMAMMGMNIAMAVGTGINDDFRKGVMDRFRTMPIARSSVLIAKIVVETGRMLIAITILLAMGFLLGMQVETSVLGLLAAVGLSVVFGASLMWIFILLGLTMKTAQAVQGVAMLVLMPLQFGSSIFAPTESMPGWLETFTDYNPLSNLADAARALVSGGPAAHSVWTTLAWAVGITLVTAPLAVRRFRNKT; from the coding sequence ATGAGCGCGGCAGCGTCCACCGTCCCTGTCACCGCCGCCGTCCCCGCCTCCGAGGGACGCATCGGCCTGCGGGCCAACCTGCGGCACATCGGCGCGCTCGCCCGGCGCAACGCGCTCCAGATCAAGCAGGACCCCGAGTCGATGTTCGACGTCCTGCTGATGCCGATCGTCTTCACCCTGCTCTTCGTCTACGTCTTCGGTGGCGCGATCTCCGGCAAGGGCAACCAGGACGCCTACGTCGGCTACCTGGTCCCCGGGCTGATGGCCATGATGGGCATGAACATCGCCATGGCCGTCGGCACCGGCATCAACGACGACTTCCGCAAGGGCGTGATGGACCGGTTCCGGACCATGCCCATCGCCCGCTCGTCGGTGCTGATCGCCAAGATCGTCGTCGAGACCGGCCGGATGCTGATCGCGATCACGATCCTGCTGGCCATGGGCTTCCTGCTCGGCATGCAGGTCGAGACCTCCGTCCTCGGGCTGCTCGCGGCCGTCGGCCTGTCCGTGGTGTTCGGCGCCTCACTGATGTGGATCTTCATCCTGCTCGGTCTGACCATGAAGACCGCCCAGGCCGTCCAGGGAGTGGCCATGCTCGTGCTGATGCCCCTGCAGTTCGGCTCGTCGATCTTCGCGCCCACCGAGTCGATGCCGGGCTGGCTGGAGACCTTCACCGACTACAACCCGCTGTCGAACCTCGCCGACGCGGCCCGCGCGCTGGTGAGCGGCGGACCCGCGGCCCACTCGGTCTGGACGACCCTGGCCTGGGCGGTGGGCATCACCCTGGTCACGGCGCCGCTGGCGGTCCGGCGCTTCCGCAACAAGACCTGA